The nucleotide sequence CGCTGGTGGTCGACTACGCCCCCGGCGCGGCCGGGCTCGCGCCGGTGGCCCCGGTGGCCGGGCAGCTCGGGCTCGACCCGCTCACGAGCGACGCCACCGACGTGGTCGGCCAGCTCCAGGCGCTGCCGTACCAGGTCGGCGTGAGCAGCTCCCACAGCGGCGTGGACGTCTCGGCCGGCGCGCTGGGCGCCATCGCGGTCGACCCGGCCGGCCTGTACGCGGGTGCGTCGCTGGTCCCGGGCGTCGGCCTGGGCGTCGGGCCCGGCGGGCTCGGCACCGACCTGACCGCGGTGCACGACGTGGCGGACACCCTCGACTCGGACGTGGTGGGCGCCGTGGACACCGCCGCCGACCCGGTCGTCGGGGACATCGCCGGGACGGCCGGCGACCCGCTCGGCACCACGTCCGGCGTGGACGTGCTGCACGACGGTGGCCTGCTGGGCGGCGGCGACCTGGGCGTCCTGGGCGGCACGCAGGCCCAGGTCGACGGCGTCGTCGGCTCGCTCGGCGTCGACCACACCCTGGGCGGGCTCGGCCTGGGCGACGGCTCGGGCGTGGTTCCGCCGGTGCACGTCCCGGCCACCGTGGACGGTGTGACGCACCAGGTGGACAGCACCCTCTCCGGCGTCACCGGCACGGTCAGCGGTGTGACGGGCACGGTCGGTGGCCTGACCGGCGGGATCACCGACGGGGTGAGCGGCGACGCCGGGGCGCACGCCGCCGGGGTCCACGGCGACGTGCACGGCTCGACCGACGGCGGCCTGCTGGGCGGGCTGCTCTGACCGAGTGCTCAGCCAGGGACGGGAGGCCCGATCCGGCCTCCCGTTCCGGTTGGCGTTCACGACCCTCTTGATAATTGCGCTGAAATGCGCACACTTGGTGCGTGATCGCGGGGATCTGGCTGGACGTGCTCGACGAGATCGCCCGTACGTGCGGCGCACACGGGCGGGGCGACCTGCTCCAGACGGTGCGCCAGAAGCGGGTGCAACTGCTGGACCCCCGGCTGCGCGTCCTGGTCGTCGGCGAGTCGCAGCAGGGCAAGAGCCAGCTCATCAACGCCATCGTCAACGCACCGGCCTGCCCGGTCGGCGACGGCCGCACCACCGTGCTCCCCACCGTTGTGCAGCACGCGGAGGTCCCGTCGGCCGCCCTGGTCCAGGCGCCGCCGCCCGCCCCGGGCCGGACCGCCGCGGCGCTCCCGGGAACCGGCGAGCGGACCCCGGTGCCGCTGGACCAGGTCGCCGCCGGGGTGGCCGGCACGTTCGGTCGGCGGCCTGGCGGCGGTCCCGCGTACGTCGAGATCGGACTGCCGCGCGCGCTGCTCGGCTCCGGGCTGGTGCTGGTGGACACCCCGGGCACGGAGGAGGCGGCCGCGCTGGTCGCCGCCGGCCCGACCGCCGCGCCGGCGTGGGCGGACACCGTGCTGCTGGTCTCCGACTCCACCCGGGAACTCTCGGCCGGTGAGCTGACCATGCTGCTGCACGTCGCGCGCTCGCACCCGAACGTGGTGCTGGTGCAGACCAAGACGGATCTCGTGCCGGACTGGCGCGCGGTCGCCGAGCGCAACCGGCAGCACCTCGCCGAGGCCGGTGTGGCGGCGCCGGTCATCCCGGTCTCGGCGGCCCTGCGGCTGCGCGCGGCCGCCGGCGACGACCGGGAGCTGAACGCCGAGTCGGGCTTTCCCGTGCTGATCGCCCGGCTGCAGCGGGACCTCGCCGGCAAGTCCGACCGCCTGGCCCGGGCCGCGGTCGGCGTGATCGCCCGGACCGTGGTGGAACAGCTGGCCGCGCCGTTGCGCGCCGAGCTGGAGAGCCAGGAGGTCGAGGAGCAGTCCGGACCCATCTCCCGGCTCCACGCGGCGCAGCGGGAGGTCGACGAGCTGCGCCGCTGCTCCACCAGGTGGCAGAACACGCTGGCCGACGAGATGGCCGACCTGCTCTCCGACATCGAGTACGACCTGCGCGACCGCACCCGGCAGATCCTGCGGGAGGTGGACGACGCCTTCGACAGCGCCGATCCGCTGGTCAGCTGGGACACGTTCCAGGAGTGGCTGGAGCGCAGCCTCACGGAGGCGGCGGAGGCAAACCACGAGTGGCTCGTCCGGCGCTGCGACTGGGCCGCCCGCCGGGTGGCCGACACCTTCGCCCGGTACGGCGGCGACGTGCTGCCGCCCTGGTCGGCGACGGCGCCCCCGGACCCGGGTGCGGGCCTGCCGGAACTGGAGAGGCCCACCGTCGACCGGTTCACCACGAGCCAGAAGCTGATCAGCGGCATGCGGGGTTCGTACGGCGGCCTGCTCATGGTCGGGCTGGCGACGACGCTGGCCGGGATGCCCATGATCAACCCGCTGTCGGTGGGGGTCGGCGCCCTGTTCGGCGGCAAGAGCATCCGCGACGAGAGCAAGCAACTGCTCCGCCGCCGCCAGGCGGTCGTCAAGACGGCGATCCAGCGGCACGTGGACGACTTCTTCGTCCGGGTCACCAAGGACCGCCGGGACGCCGTGCGGCAGGTCCAGCGGATGCTGCGGGACCACTTCACGGCGCTGACCGAGGAACTCCAGGAGGCCATCATCCGGTCGTTCCGCAGCGCCAAGCAGGCCGCCGACACCGACGCGGCCGTCCGCGACCAGCGGCAGCGCGAGATCCGGCTGAAGATGACCCGGCTGGCCGGCCTCTTCGACCAGGCCCAGCAGCTGACCGGCGCCCGGCCGGCCCCGGCGCCGCTGGAGCCCCGGCCATGACGGTCGGGCTGCGGCTGGACGAGGCGGTCTGGGGGTTGCTGCACGAGGCGCTCCAGCACTACCGGGACAATCCCCGGGCGACGGACCACCTGCGGCACCAGCTGGCCCGGCTGGAGCAACCGCTGCGGATCGCGATCGCGGGCCCGTGGCGGTCCGGCAAGTCGACCCTGCTCAACGCGATCATGGGCGAGGAGGTCGCGCCGGTCGACGGCGTGGACGGCAGCACCGTCTTCACCTGGTACGAGGACGGGCCGCAGCCGAGCGCCACCGCGTACGCGAGCGGGCAGCCGCCGCAGGAGCTGGCGATCGCCAAGTCGGCGACCGGGATGCGGGTGGACCTGGTCGGCTGGCGGGCGGGCGAGCTGCGCGACATCGTGGTGCAGTGGCCCACCCGGACGCTGCGCCAGGTGACGCTCATCGACACCCCGGCCACCGGCCGCGACGAGCAGGGCCGGGCGCCGGTGATGGAGCGGGTGCTGCGGGACGCCGACGCGGTGCTGTACCTGACCCGCGACGGGCGCGACAGCGACCTGCGCGTGCTGGAGACCAGCCGGGAGAGCGCGGTCGGGCAGGCCGCCGCCGTGCACGTGATCATGGTGCTGTCCCGGGTGGACGAGACCGGCGGTGGCCGGATCGACGGCCTGCTCACCGCTCGCCGGCTCGCCCGCCGACAGCACCGGGACCCCCGGGTGAACGAGCTCAGCGTGCACGTCGTCCCGTGCAGCGGCCTGCTCGGGCTGGCCGGCCGGATCCTCAGCGAGTCCGACCACGCGGTGCTCGCGGCGCTGGCCCGGGTGCCCCGTCCGGAGCTGGAGACGCACCTGCTCTCGGCCGACCGCTTCCTCCGCG is from Micromonospora terminaliae and encodes:
- a CDS encoding IniB N-terminal domain-containing protein, translated to MDSHQTLHDFVLNLLTDPDARSAFDLDPEGALQAAGLTDVTAADVQDVVPLVVDYAPGAAGLAPVAPVAGQLGLDPLTSDATDVVGQLQALPYQVGVSSSHSGVDVSAGALGAIAVDPAGLYAGASLVPGVGLGVGPGGLGTDLTAVHDVADTLDSDVVGAVDTAADPVVGDIAGTAGDPLGTTSGVDVLHDGGLLGGGDLGVLGGTQAQVDGVVGSLGVDHTLGGLGLGDGSGVVPPVHVPATVDGVTHQVDSTLSGVTGTVSGVTGTVGGLTGGITDGVSGDAGAHAAGVHGDVHGSTDGGLLGGLL
- a CDS encoding dynamin family protein, which produces MTVGLRLDEAVWGLLHEALQHYRDNPRATDHLRHQLARLEQPLRIAIAGPWRSGKSTLLNAIMGEEVAPVDGVDGSTVFTWYEDGPQPSATAYASGQPPQELAIAKSATGMRVDLVGWRAGELRDIVVQWPTRTLRQVTLIDTPATGRDEQGRAPVMERVLRDADAVLYLTRDGRDSDLRVLETSRESAVGQAAAVHVIMVLSRVDETGGGRIDGLLTARRLARRQHRDPRVNELSVHVVPCSGLLGLAGRILSESDHAVLAALARVPRPELETHLLSADRFLRGDLPVRIDTGVRAALLDRLGLFGIRLATTLVRTGCDSRAKLSAELIRRSGLAELRESMARLLIDRRDTLKARSALAAVEALVRAEPGPGTEDLLGRVEQILVGAHEFRELRLLAALRTTRLGFDADLAAEAARLVGGDGIGLAARLGVEHDATVHRLWDVASEAQWRWRNRAEDPLLRLAQRRGAQVVVRSCEGMLAELAEGGR
- a CDS encoding dynamin family protein, which translates into the protein MIAGIWLDVLDEIARTCGAHGRGDLLQTVRQKRVQLLDPRLRVLVVGESQQGKSQLINAIVNAPACPVGDGRTTVLPTVVQHAEVPSAALVQAPPPAPGRTAAALPGTGERTPVPLDQVAAGVAGTFGRRPGGGPAYVEIGLPRALLGSGLVLVDTPGTEEAAALVAAGPTAAPAWADTVLLVSDSTRELSAGELTMLLHVARSHPNVVLVQTKTDLVPDWRAVAERNRQHLAEAGVAAPVIPVSAALRLRAAAGDDRELNAESGFPVLIARLQRDLAGKSDRLARAAVGVIARTVVEQLAAPLRAELESQEVEEQSGPISRLHAAQREVDELRRCSTRWQNTLADEMADLLSDIEYDLRDRTRQILREVDDAFDSADPLVSWDTFQEWLERSLTEAAEANHEWLVRRCDWAARRVADTFARYGGDVLPPWSATAPPDPGAGLPELERPTVDRFTTSQKLISGMRGSYGGLLMVGLATTLAGMPMINPLSVGVGALFGGKSIRDESKQLLRRRQAVVKTAIQRHVDDFFVRVTKDRRDAVRQVQRMLRDHFTALTEELQEAIIRSFRSAKQAADTDAAVRDQRQREIRLKMTRLAGLFDQAQQLTGARPAPAPLEPRP